ATCAATGCCaagagggttttttttttatgctttgtttctgtgttttttttttttttaatttatgagaatAGAAGagtgttaataaatttataataatttacccACATTTACTTAATCAAATGATATAGATCGGTTCAGACTTTGTTTCTGTGTTTAATATGAAGTTGTGAATGATGATTTGTGTGGTCTTAATTTCATCTCCACTTCCACagttccacttttttttttctttcttttaacttTTACTTCTACTCAAAGTAAGAGAATTGTAGAATAACGATTTCCAATCTGATCTCGGTTTGATCTTAATCCTGTTACTTTAAGTATCAGCAGAGTTTATTAAATGCTTCAACCTATTGTATACTATATTTCTCGTTTTGATATGCAgtaatttctatttttgaaattttgatttattttatattcttgatTGCCTTACATTAtttggtattattttttatatttttttataaattatctattttttaaattaaaattattaattttaatattataattactttaaatgtGTATAATACTAATATGTTCTTCTATTGTTTATAGCAACATTATTAGTGCctccttcatttatttttacGTGTACATTAATACCATTGAGTGCAATGTAACTTATATATTATTGACATTTGTACTTCTTCATGAATTTAAATGAAATCtatcaatgtttttatttacttttaatacTACAGtacattttagaataaaaacatttttaattaaaataatcagaCACTAGATTATGtcattatattttgtaaaagaacGTGAGTtggaaatgaataaatataattataaaatagaaaaaataacgTTCACAAATTTGTGtctaaataacaaatttaagttAATTCATAAATTAGCTTTTTATGTGTTTTATGAAAATTCGAAAGTCGGTCTCCCTTAAATTGACTTTCTAATGTCAtgattttagaaagaaaaaaatgacattgaGAAGTCGTTTttgtaaacatttttaatttgacaAACTGTGATTTATTTTATAGCATGTCTATTCTTTTTATCACACGTTTTTTCTTCTTATGAACCGTGAAGTGAGATTAAAGCAACATGAAAAATCTTGTGTTATTTCATGGGATGACTAGTCAATTTGATTGTTACATATAATTATAAAGCTCATTGTCTTGAGAGAGAAGggcttttattttctctattgtTTATTAAAAGTGGGTTTTGAAGCTTTTGGGTTATTTCTTAATAGTATTTATTAAAGTCATGTAGTTTTAAAACTAGTTATTTATTAGGGATTATTTTGTCACAAAGTATCCAGGAGATGTCATCCTAAATGTTGTCGTCTTATATTTTTGGTTTGCAAACTAGCAGGAGGTGTCGCTCTTGTTTGGCCTTTTCTcattattagaaaatttatttttaacatcgTTAGAATAATATCGGTTTTCTAACGAAAATGCGGTGacataatcataaataatataacttcattaacattaattttttgaaaaatcaatgttaaagtgagttggttaacatcggtttttcaaaaactgatgttaacgtgactttgttaatatcgatttttgaagaaaaccGACGTtgtattatcatatttattatattttttgcgcTTCTGGCACTTCAATCGTCTCCCTCGCGCTTTCTGCAACTTTACTACCTTGAACCCTTTCTAgttctcactctcactctcgcGGTACTGAAACCATTGTCGACACTATCACTCTCGATCTCACTCTCGCTCACAGTCATCTAGGTCTTAGTCTTACTCTCGTTCTCGATCTCACTCGGCATTGAGCCCTTTCTAGTATGTTTTTCTCTCGAAGCTTTGTGGATTGTGTGTATCTTCCTCCTTCTACACTGTAGGAGaaacttttcaattttctttagtCTGTGATTGTGGCTGTGTTGATTGTTGAACCTGATTAGTAGTAGGTGGTGATGGTTGAATAGTGTTGTAACCACCATCAGCATTGTCATTGTCACTACCATTACCAATGGTGATTAGTAATAGTAAAtttgtctttgattttttttctacttgctACCGTGACAACCtattttgtttggtgaatgatGAAGATTTGGTGGGAGTTAAAAAGATTGATTAGTGATTGTTagggtctaattttttttacaacaatatCCGTCAATGTTTTTAAAGGATAACTattctcaaataaacatgacaCGATATAACACATTTGCTTATATTAGTTTGTTTGTTAAATGTAGCCTTATGATGAATTTAGTAGGTCATTTATTGTAAGATGGAACGATGAAATAGACCATACTTGGCATCTACTAGACACTAATGACAACATGTACTCTGTTACATACAACCAAGATCTGGTGAGCCCAACTCTATTGGCTGGATGGACAGAACTTAGAGATTTCTATGGATTCAATAGAAATCATCAAGTAACCATGACCCATTTTGGACAGAGTGTTTTCTTCCTCACCATTTTCAAAAGCAACTCTAAACAAAAGATTATCCCAAATGGCACTCCTTGTACCACCAAGCTCCTAACTCAGTCACTTTTAAAGTCTTGCTGAGTGAGTACAAAGTGACTAGCAACAGTTTGGTAAGAAATTAAGCACTCCTTTGTCTGtccaattttaaaatcatatacatatctaatatgaatttaatgttaatttcaaGATGTGTTGAGTACCATGTTGTTAGTTGTTATTCATGAGTTAGTTTGATATTGAATATATGCAAGGAATTAGTGCTttacctccaatttatggttctttttgtaggaatagCACATCATTTTCTGTTTagtgtgattttatagagtaaGAACTCCAATTTTGTGAATTGATGTTGAATCCAACTCAGTTTCAGGCCAAAGAACAGAAGGTCAAGTAGCTGATGACTCACTCAGTGAGGTAGATCCGCTCAGCGAGTGGCTTCCGCTTAGCGAGGCATACAGCTCGCTTAGCGGGTtaggaaaccctagaagaggataagtCAGAGATGTGCTCGCCCAACACGCAACCAACCCGCCCAGTGAGGACGTTTTCTCTTCTCGCGCTCAGCGCGCccagtctcgctaagccaaaattcacttactctcgcttagcgagccagTCTCGCTAAGCAAACCTTCGGAAGTTGAAAGGTCCAAGAGCCTTTATAACTCTGAGGTTGGCGAATTTTCTAAGGGAGCACATATTTTGAAGAACAGAAGACAGAAAGAGAGTAGAAGAGAGAGCTTAGGTTAGAAGGAGTGAAGTTTAGGGTTTgtaggagacatcctcaaccatcTTTTGCCATTTTCTTTCACTCAAAACTATTCCTTCCTTGTATTGTGAGATTGCattgcttgtaatggaaggctaagcctctttgttggggagttCTACTGAAAACCTTGATGTAACATtctttcactatctatttaatgttatttttacgtgttcattgcttctatctatgcttattttacatgtttgtggcttgatcacccatttgtatgtatagttaggatttttagcattgggaaatgctttaaagccttagaacttggtagagcaagctagaaatctgCATGTTtaggaatggagtgcagtgATCTAGTCCATATTATGTTGTAGGCTTAATgtaactcttttagactaaatttgttgagggatcaaggacgaagtttaaagagagttaggctcattcactagagggatcttggtttgagtagtttctcagcataagaacactaggataacgttaaatagagaaaaatacatattaaacatcaagagaaattcagtagaacaacccaacgctttttacttGATAGTTTTCACCTtcataatttagatatttagtttatgttcaaataaattttagtccAGAATCCAACTTGATATTTACTTTGCTTTTAATCCATACAAATGTTTGCACAATGAATGTACAATGTCTGAGTGAAACATATTGCCTGAGGAAACGATAGTCGGTCTTaacgttttatactacttgagcgaatcggtacacttgccgacctccgaacaagtttttggcgccattGCCGGGGAATTTCTTTCCACTTAGATAGTATAATTCAGTTTGGaaacatttattctttattctttgattgattcagtaaatagatagttagaatTCAAGTTTTTTTCTCTTGACTTAGTTAACTGCTGCTCTGTTTAGTACTTCTTGTATATGAGGTAATTCTTCAGTAGGGGATTTAGCTCCACTAGATTTGGAGATTGAAGCTACTTGCAGGAGAAACAAcgcaaaaaaaaggagaaaagctTTACAAGAAAGGACAGCACAACCAAGTTCTGAGGGAACTCGTTCATCTGAATCATCTTCAGCATTTCCAGCAGACTTGAGGGAATCCGAAGTTGGTGTGTCTGAAGCACACATTATGGTGGAAGATCAACCACAGAAGGTTACTCTTAAGGACTATTGTAGCTCTATCGTGCCGCAATTTTTCACAAGCATTGCATGGCTGAAAGTTCAAGCTCATAACATCACATAtcctcattccttgatccagctGATTCAAGGAAATCTGTTTCATGGTTTGCCAAATGAAGACCCTTATGCACACCTTGCAACATACATAAAAATCTGCAATACAATGAAAATTGCAGGGGTGCCAGAAGATGTAGTGAGGCTCAGTTTGTTTTCAGTCTTTTTGGCTGGAGAAGCAAAGAGGTGGCTGCATTCTTTCAAAGGAAACAACTTAAAGACATGGGAAGAAGTAGTAgagaaatttctgaagaaatacttcccTGAATCAAAGATAGCTGAAATCAAGGCAGCTATTTCCTCATTCCATCAATTTCCAGATGAGTCCTTGAGTGAAGCGCTTGAAAGATTCCATAGCTTGCTGCGGAAGACACCTACTCATGGATTCTCCGAGCCCATTCAGCTGAACATTTTCATTGATGGTTTGAGATCGCAGTCCAAGCAATTATTAGACGCTTCTGTTGGATGAAAGATTAAATTGAAGACTCCTAAAGAAGCAATGGAACTTATTGAGAATATGGCTGCTAGTGATCATGCTATTTTGCATGATAGAACTCATGTTCCCACCAAAAGAAGCCTGTTAGAGCTTTCTTAACAAGATGCActgttggcacaaaacaagctGCTAGCTAAGCAGCTGGAATCACTCACAGAGACACTCAGCAAGCTGCCAACACAGTTACAAGTGGCTCAACCTTCCCATTCAGCAGTTATGTAGGTTGgaggtgtagaagcaaagcttcatggtgaatcaaaggtgattcaaaggtgttttgatgataacaatgatgataacaaaagatgatgacaaaggtgatgacaaaaatctcaaagatcaatcaagaacaattcaagagttcaagataagaatcaagaagaattcaagactcaagaagaaagtctagagacaataatcaagattcaaggttcaagatctcaagaatcaagatcaagattcaagaatgaagagaagactcaatcaagataagtattaaaaagtttttcaaaactttgaatagcacatgagtttttgacaaaaccttttaccaaagagtttttactctctggtaatcgattaccagattgttgtaatcgattaccagtagcaaaattgttttgaaaaagttttcaaattgaatttacaacgttccaattattttcaaaaagctgtaatcgattacaatgttttggtaatcgattaccagtgcctttgaatgttgaaattcaaattcaaatgtgaagagtcacatcctttcacacaaaagctttgtgtaatcgattacactaatttggtaatcgattaccagtgtttgtttctgaataaatcaaaagatgtaactcttcaaaaggtttttgactttttcaaattggttttaagtttttctaaaagttataactcttctaaatggccttcttgaccagacatgaagagtctataaaaacaaggctttgttatacacttattcattcattcaatacttttacacttatttcatacaatcctttacaagccttgaatctctttgaacttcttcttcttctttgcaccaaaagctttctgaagttttctggttttctaaaccttgaaaacttgtgctattcatcttttcattctcttctccctttgccaaaaagaattcgccaaggactaactgccagaattctttttgtgtctctcttctcccttttccaaaagaacgaatgactaaccgcctgaattcttttgtgtctcccttctcccttgtcaaagaattcaaaacgacacagtctgagaattcttttgattcttctcattccctaatacaaaagtgttcaaaggactaaccgcctgagaattcttttgtatccccattcacaaagtatcaaaggtttaacagcctgagatctttgtcttaacacattggagggtacatcctttgtggtacaagtagagggtacatctacttgggtttgactgagaacaagagagggtaaatctcttgtggatcagttctagtggagggtacatccactaggttcaaagagaacaagggagggtacatcccttgtggatctttgcttgtaaatggatttttacaaggttgaaagaaatctcaaggaccgcaggtcgcttggggactggatgtaggcacgggttgttgccgaaccagtataaaaactcttgtgtgtttgtctcattcttccctactcttttacttttcactgtgcatttaatttccgcttttactttctgttatgtttctcttctactcctcattctcttaacaatttagtaaaagccttagaagagtaattttttaattagtaaaggtttaggaataattaattcaacccccccttcttaattattctgaggccactcgatccaacaggaGGTTGCAGCATATGTGGAGGAGCACATGAATCTGGCTATTGCTTACCCTTAGATGATGCTACAAAGGAAGTGAATTACATGGGGAATCAAAACAGACAAGGATTTCATGCAGGCGGTTTTTCAGGTTACCAGCAAGGAGGaaatttcaatcaaaatcaGGGGCAAGGATGGAGGTCACATCCAGAGAAtcagttcaataaagaccaagGAGGACCATCCAACAGACCTCGGAATCAGGGGCCTAGCTTGTACGAGAGGACCACTAAGCTGGAAGAGACTTTGGCTCAGTTCATGCAAGTTTCAATGTCCAACCATAAGAGCACTGAGTCAGCCATCAAGAACCTGGAGATCCAAGTGGGACAGTTAGCTAAGCAAATAGCTAAGAATTCTTCTAGAGGTTTTGGAGCTAATacagagaaaaatcccaaagaagaaTTTAAGGTTGTCATAACTAGAAGCAAGAGGGAGACCATGATGGAGGATGAAAGTAGGACTGGTGAGGAGAAGGAGTTAGAAGCTGaggcagaaaaagaaaatgaggaaGATCAGAtgagggagaaaaaaataagtgaagaagaacaacaaaagaatgaaaaaaaaagagaaaatgaggaAGAGAAAAAGACAAAGAGTGAGTTGgccagagaaaagaagaaggaggttGTTCCATGTACAGGGAAAGAAGCACCATATCCATTGGTGCCATCTAAGAAGGACAAGGAATGACACTTCACttgtttccttgatatcttcaagaaattggagataGCTATCCCATTTGGAGAAGCCTTGCAacaaatgccactctactccaagtTTCTCAAGGATTTATTGACCAAGAAAGGCAAATATATCCACAGTGATAATATTATGTTGGAGGGAAATTGTAGTGTTGTTATTCAGAGGATCCTTCCACCAAAATACAAGGATGCAGAGAGTGTCACAATCCCTTGCTCAATTGGTGTTGTGTCAGTTGGAAAAACCCTTATTGACTTAGGGGCTAGCATTAATTTGATGCCTCTATCCATGTGCAGAAGGATTGGAGAGATGGAAATCATGCCAACAAGAATGACATTGTAGCTGGCAGATCGCTCAATTACAAGGCCATATGGCATAGTGGAAGACGTGTTGGTCAAAGTGCGTCAATTTACTTTCCCTATAGATTTTGTGATAATGGACATTGAAGAGGATGCTGAAATCCCACTAATTTTAGGTTGTCCCTTCATGTTAACAGCCAATTGTGTGGTTGATATGGGGAAAGGTAATCTTGAAATGAGTATGGATGACCAGAAGGTTACATTCAATTTGTTTGAAGCCATGAAGCACCCAAGTGACCATAAGGCCTATTTTAAGGTAGAAAAGGTTGAACATGAGGTAGACATGGTAGCTAGAGCCATGGTGCTGCAGTCCCCACTGGAAAAAGCACTGACTAATACTATGAAGTGTATGACAAcggaggaagaaaaagaattgCAGAACTGTTTGGAAGAATTAGAGGGTTTAGAAGAAAATCCTTCTGAAAAAGTTGTATTTGAAGAATTGAATAAGGACATTCCGGCAGAAAAGGCCAAAGTGGAGTTAAAAACTCTTCTAGAGCATTTGAAGTATGTGTTCTAGGGAGAAAATGAAGCAAGTCCAGTGATCATCATCAATTCTTTAAGAAAGGAGGAGGAATCTCAGCTAGTGGAAGTTTTGAAGAAACACAAGGCAACTATTGGATGGCACATTTTTTATCTCAAAGGAATCGACCCTTCTTACTGCATGCATAAGATCAACATGGAAGCTGATTATAAGTCTGTAAGACAGCCACAAAGAAGATTGAATCTAGTTATGAAGGAAGAAGTGCAGAAGGAAGTACTTAAACTGCTAGAAGCAGGTCTCATTTATCCTATTTCAGACAGTGTGCATGGTTTAGCCCTGTATAGATGGTTCCAAAAAAGGAGGCATGATGGTAATTCGAATTGTGAATAATGATTTGATCCCCACAAGAACCGTCATTGGGTGGAGGATGTGTATCGATTATAGAAAATTGAATGATGCCACCAGAAAGGATCACTACCCACTTcccttcatggatcaaatgcttgaaAGGTTGGTTGGACAATCATTTTATTGCTTTTTATATGGATACTTTAGCTACAATCAGATTGTTGTGGAccgaaatgataaaaaaaagacagCATTCAGCTGTCATTTTGGTGTGTTTTCTTATAGACGAATGCCCTTCGGTCTTGACAACGCTCCAGCAACTTTTTAGAGATGCATGATGGCAATATTTGCTGACATGGTGGAGAAATGCATCAAAGTGTTTATGGATGACTTCTCTGTCTTTGGCTCATCTTTTGATTGTTGTCTAGCAAATCTAAAGCGAGTCTTGCAACGATGTGAAGAGACCAACTTAGTGTTTAATTGGGAAAAATGCCATTTTATGGTTCAAGAAGGAATTGTGTTGGGCCGCAAAATCTCTCTGAGGGAGATTGAAGTAGATAAAGCTAAAATTGATGTGATTGATATGCTACCTCCTCTAGTGAATGTCAAGGGAGTGAGAAGCTTTTTAGGGCATGTTGGGTTCTACAGGCAGTTTATAAAAGACTTTTCAAAGATTGTCAAACCACTCAGTAATTTTCTCAATAAGGACGCTGTGTTTTTATTCGATGAAGAGTGTTTGAAGGCATTCAACACTCTAAAGACCAATCTAGTGTCTGTTTCCGTCATTACAGCACCAGGTTGGGGCCAAGAGTTTGAGCTCatgtgtgatgcaagtgattatgtTGTAGGTGTTGTATTGGGCCAGAGAAAAGGTAGAGTCTTCCATGCTATTTATTATGCCAGCAAAGTTTTAAATGATGCCCAAATGAATTATGCCACCTCAGAGAAGGAAATGCTTGCAATTGTGTATGCTTTGGAAAAGTTCAAATCACACTTAGTGGGATCGAAAGTTATTGTTTACACTGATCATGCAGCCATTaagtatttattgaataaaGCTGACTCCAAGCTAGATAAATCAGGTGGATTTTTGTTGCTTCAGGAATTTGACCTAGTGATCCAAGACAAGAAAAGATTTGAAAATCTTATGGCGGACCACTTGTCAAGACTAGTCAATGAAGAGGTGACTTTGAAGGAGCTAGAGATAAGAGATGAATTCCCTGATGAATCGTTGTTCATGGTGAATGAAAGGCCATGGTTCGCTTATTTGGCCAACTTCAAGGCAGCTGGAATCATTCCAAAAGATTTGACTTGGTAGCAAAGGAAGAAATTCTTGCATGATGCCTGATTTTATGTTTGGGATGACCcacatttgtttaaaattagtgTTGACAACCTTTTGCAAAGGTGTGTAACAAAGGAAGAAGCAAGGAGCATATTGTGGCATTGCCACAATTCACCATGCGGAGGTCATTACAATGGAGACAAAACAACAACTGAAGTCCTGCAATTAGGATTCTTTTGGCCAACACTTTTCAAAGATGCTCATGAACATGCCACTCAATGTGATCAATGTCAACGAATGGGAGGAATCTCTAGAAGAAATGAAATGCCCTTGAAGAATATAATGGAGGTGGAAGTCTTTGACTCCTGGGGAATTGACTTTGTAGGTCCTCTTCCTCCATCTTTTGGCAATGAATATATCCTTGTGGTTGTGGATTATGTCTccaaatgggttgaagcagTGGCTGCCCCAAAGAATGATGTCTAAACTATAGTGAAGTTCttgaagaagaatatttttgctCACTTTGGAATGCATAGGGTCCTAATCAGTGATGGGGGCTCTCACTTTTGCAACAGCCAACTGCAGAAGGTGCTAGGCCATTATCATGTCACACACAAAGTAGCCTCACTGTATCAGCCACAAACAAATGGTCAAGCTGAAGTTTCCAATAGGGAACTAAAGAAGATTCTGGAGAAAACTGTGGCCTCCACTTAGAAGGATTGGTCTAGCAAGCTGGATGATGCACTATGGGCTTACAGGACTGCCTTCAAAACCCCTATAGGCCTATCTCcatttcaaatggtttatggcaAAGCTTGCCATTTTCCATTAGAAATGGAACATAAAGCATACTGGGCTTTGAAGTTCTTAAATTTTGATGAGACTCTATCAGGGGAAAAGAGAAAGTTGCAACTCTTGGAGCTGAAAGAGATGAGGTTGAATACTTATGAGTCTTCAAGATTGTAcaaagaaaaagtgaaggcttGTCATGACAAGAAGCTGATAAAGAAAGATTTTAGGCCAAGCCAACAAGTTCTGCTATTCAACTCAAGATTGAAGCTATTTCCAGGCAAGTTAAAGTCTAAATGGTCTGGACCATTCACCATCAAGGATGTCAAGCCTTATGGAGCAGTGGAATTATTTGACCCTTAGTCAGAAACTCTGAATATAACATGGATAGTGAATGGCCAGATATTGAAGCTATACCACGGTGGGAACATTGAGAAATTGACCACCATTTTGCAATTACAGGACCCTTAGAGGTAACATATGTCAAGCTAGTAACGTTAAATAAACACTTATTGGGAGGGAGCCtagctttttctttattttctcaatcattttttttgttcatcatTGCATGTAGTTAGTTTTTGACTTATTTGTGATTGCTAGAGTAAAATACTAAGCATGTTTTGTATGTTAAAGGGGTTGGCAAAAGCTTCTCTGAAGCATTGGATGAGGaaagaacttagaaaaattttcagTCATCTACTCGCTCAGCGCGcctcatgcgctaagcgagacataCCCTATGCGCTGAGTGAGTAGCATCGCTCGCTAAGCGCGCCAACCCCCATCCATTGGCTGAAGGGGTCTCGCTAAGCAAGACAGCCTAAAAACCTCTCTGGATTGCATTTAatggaattgggctaagcgagccagCTCGCTGAGTGCGACATAGTTTCTCACTAAGCACGTCTGTGTGCTAAGCACAGTAAGCTCTCTTCCTGGACCCCCATGTCAATTGGGCTAAACGGGTCAtactcgctaagcccaaaactCTCTCTGGAATGGCATAGCACTAAGCGAGACTATCTCGCTAAGCGTGACCCCACTACTGCGTCTTGAGGCATTTAATCCGCTAAGCTGGCCATGTCCCGCTTAGCGGAAGTTGCAGACCAATCAGAGCTACATAACTCGCTAAGCGTGCACCTGTGCGCTGAGCCCAAAAGCTTATCGGGTTTTCTAATTTtcgaattgggctaagcgagcctgTCCCGCTAAGCGAATGAATTTAAATCCtgaaaaatttaaacatcaCTGAGTGCTAGCTAAGCAAGTCACTCACGCTAAGCGAGTCAGTCGAAACtgccaaaaataaaacataactcCCTTTGGTAGTTACTTTTGCACAATCATATAACCTCCTTCCTCTCACTTCTTGCAATCATTGGCAATTCCTGCACTGTACTCATACTTCCTTTCTGCATCTTGCCTTCATTTTCCTCACTAATCTCTGCAATCCAAGTAAGTACTTCAGTTCCTtgtcattttgaatttaaattttgaacccTAGGGTAGAAGACATTTTAAGTTCTCTTTGTGATGTTGATTCTGTGTTGTTGTTGCTTATTTGTTAGTAGTTGTTTGATTGTATGTTTTTAGGGCtttagtgttgttgttgcttaTTTGTTAGCAGTTGTTTGATTGTATGTTTTTAGGGCTTTAGTTTAGCGTATAATGTAGGTTGATTACAGGGGCTTTGCTTAGATTTCCTATGCTTGGAAGTGGCTAGGGAGTTAAGGCTTCAAAGCCCCAATTTTTTCTGGAAATTTCGAtgtactcgctaagcgagttcattcATTTTGGATGAATTTCTGGGTTCTTTGATGAACATGCTAAGTGGGTCTGtcccgctaagcgagttcatcatttctatttaaatttatgcatatatgtatgaactcgctaagccactgCACTACGACTTTTCAAGCAGTTAAATTTCAAGTTTTAATTTCTGAGTTCGTATGAACTTGCTAAGCCGGCATGTCATGCTTAGCGAGTTAGTTTAGTTAGGTCTGAGTTATAGAGGCTTTTGGCATTCTAGTTGCGGCTAAGCGAGCCacgctcgctaagccaccaTGCCTTTGAAGTCTGAATAAGCTTGAGCTAAGTGAgtatgtctcgctaagcccaaggcaatttaGTTTTGCTGAAttttgttcatgcgctaagtGAGTCATGCTCGCTAAGCGtaatttcttctttgttttagaattgggcttagcgagcaggctcgctaagccattTATGTTCCAGTAGTTAagtcgcgctaagcgcccaCTGGCGTTAAGCCCATTTAGTGTGTCATGCTAAGCGAGTctatctcgctaagcgcaattagCTCTCTGTCAgagaataaggcttagcgagccatgctCGCTTAGCCATTGTGTTGTTTCAGCTAAGTGAGGGTGTCTTGCTTAGCCAGGgtctttattttttagtagttgcgctaagcgcggCTTTCGCACTAAACGTATCATGTTATTTTCTAAAGGCACGCTAAGAGAgtctgtctcgctaagcgcccagTCCTTTTTTctggtttat
This genomic interval from Glycine max cultivar Williams 82 chromosome 5, Glycine_max_v4.0, whole genome shotgun sequence contains the following:
- the LOC100786008 gene encoding uncharacterized protein, which produces MGNQNRQGFHAGGFSGYQQGGNFNQNQGQGWRSHPENQFNKDQGGPSNRPRNQGPSLYERTTKLEETLAQFMQVSMSNHKSTESAIKNLEIQVGQLAKQIAKNSSRGFGANTEKNPKEEFKVVITRSKRETMMEDESRTGEEKELEAEKLEIAIPFGEALQQMPLYSKFLKDLLTKKGKYIHSDNIMLEGNCSVVIQRILPPKYKDAESVTIPCSIGVVSVGKTLIDLGASINLMPLSMCRRIGEMEIMPTRMTL
- the LOC102670198 gene encoding uncharacterized protein: MGALTFATANCRRTAFKTPIGLSPFQMVYGKACHFPLEMEHKAYWALKFLNFDETLSGEKRKLQLLELKEMRLNTYESSRLYKEKVKACHDKKLIKKDFRPSQQVLLFNSRLKLFPGKLKSKWSGPFTIKDVKPYGAVELFDP